In Gossypium hirsutum isolate 1008001.06 chromosome D06, Gossypium_hirsutum_v2.1, whole genome shotgun sequence, one genomic interval encodes:
- the LOC107960262 gene encoding cullin-4 — MTKAKSHSVAGSIDPNKNGLHHHHQDGNDVVFDPSSMSLGDDSKSGVSRSPATANLSRKKATPPQPAKKLVIKFVKAKPTMPTNFEEETWAKLKSAINAIFLKQPDSCDLEKLYQDVNNLCLHKLGGSLYQRIEKECEEHISAALRSLVGQSPDLVVFLSLVEKCWQDLCDQMLMIRSIALYLDRTYVKQTPNVRSLWDMGLQLFRKHLSLAPEVDHKTVTGLLRMIESERLGEAVDRTLINHLLQMFTALGIYSGSFEKPFLECTSEFYAAEGTKYMQQYDVPDYLKHVETRLHEEHERCLLYLGDLTRKPLIATVERQLLERHIHAILDKGFMMLMDGHRIEDLQRMYSLFSRVNSLEPLRQAVSSYIRRTGQGIVMDEEKDKDMVPSLLEFKASLDSIWEESFSKNEGFCNHIRDAFEHLINIRQNQPAELIAKFLDEKLRAGNKGTSEEELEGTLDKVLVLFRFIQGKDVFEAFYKKDLAKRLLLGKSASIDAEKSMISKLKTECGSQFTNKLEGMFKDIELSKEINESFKQSSQARTKLPSGIEMSVHVLTTGYWPTYPPMVVRLPHELNIYQDIFKEFYLSKYSGRRLMWQNSLGHCVLKADFTKGKKELAVSLFQTVVLMLFNDAEKLSFQDIKDSTAIEDKELRRTLQSLACGKVRVLQKLPKGREVEDDDSFVFNEGFSAPLYRIKVNAIQMKETVEENTSTTERVFQDRQYQVDAAIVRIMKTRKVLSHTLLITELFQQLKFPIKPADLKKRIESLIDREYLERDKNNPQIYNYLA, encoded by the exons CTAAACCGACAATGCCTACAAATTTTGAGGAGGAGACATGGGCAAAGCTGAAGTCAGCCATTAATGCTATATTTTTGAAGCAGCCAGATTCTTGTGACTTGGAGAAGCTTTATCAG GATGTCAATAATCTTTGCCTGCACAAGTTGGGAGGAAGCCTTTATCAGCGAATTGAAAAAGAGTGTGAAGAACATATATCTGCTGCACTAAGATCTTTGGTAGGGCAAAGCCCAGATCTGGTTGTTTTCTTATCACTCGTTGAGAAATGTTGGCAAGATCTTTGTGATCAAATGTTGATGATTCGTAGTATAGCCTTGTATCTTGACAGAACATATGTTAAGCAAACCCCAAATGTACGTTCATTATGGGACATGGGCTTGCAGCTCTTCCGAAAACATCTTTCTCTAGCTCCTGAAGTTGATCACAAAACTGTTACTGGCCTTTTAAGAATGATTGAGAGTGAGAG GTTAGGAGAAGCTGTCGACAGAACACTCATTAACCATCTTTTGCAGATGTTCACCGCCTTAGGCATTTACTCAGGAAGCTTTGAGAAGCCATTCCTAGAGTGCACGTCTGAGTTTTATGCGGCTGAAGgaacaaaatacatgcaacaaTATGATGTTCCAGATTACCTGAAGCATGTTGAG ACTAGGTTACATGAAGAACATGAAAGATGCTTACTCTACCTGGGTGATCTTACAAGAAAGCCACTAATAGCAACAGTGGAAAGGCAACTCCTTGAACgtcatatacatgccattcttGATAAG GGATTTATGATGCTTATGGATGGACACCGTATTGAGGACCTTCAGAGGATGTACTCACTGTTTTCAAGGGTCAATTCTCTTGAACCACTCAGGCAGGCCGTGAGTTCATATATTCGGAGAACTGGGCAGGGCATTGTCATGGATGAAGAGAAAGACAAGGACATGGTGCCTTCATTGTTAGAATTTAAGGCTTCACTTGACTCAATATGGGAAGAAAGCTTTTCGAAGAATGAGGGATTTTGCAACCACATTAGGGATGCATTTGAGCATCTAATTAACATTCGTCAG AACCAACCCGCAGAACTGATTGCCAAGTTTCTGGATGAaaagcttcgtgctggtaataagGGTACTTCTGAAGAGGAATTAGAGGGTACACTTGATAAAGTTTTGGTTTTATTCAGGTTCATCCAG GGCAAGGACGTATTCGAAGCATTCTATAAGAAGGATCTTGCAAAGAGGCTGCTGCTAGGAAAGAGTGCTTCTATTGATGCAGAGAAATCCATGATTTCTAAG CTGAAGACTGAGTGTGGCAGCCAGTTTACGAACAAACTTGAAGGAATGTTCAAG GATATTGAACTATCAAAGGAGATAAATGAATCATTCAAGCAATCATCACAGGCCAGGACGAAACTTCCATCTGGAATCGAGATGAGTGTCCACGTCTTAACAACCGG GTACTGGCCAACATATCCACCTATGGTTGTTCGGCTTCCTCACGAGTTGAACATCTATCAG GACATCTTTAAGGAGTTCTACTTAAGCAAGTACAGTGGGAGGCGGTTAATGTGGCAAAACTCGTTAGGTCATTGTGTGTTGAAAGCCGATTTTACCAAAGGTAAAAAGGAGCTCGCAGTTTCCTTATTTCAG ACTGTAGTTCTGATGTTGTTCAACGATGCTGAGAAGCTTAGCTTTCAAGACATTAAGGACTCTACTGCCATAGAGGATAAGGAATTGAGAAGGACCTTGCAATCCCTTGCATGCGGTAAAGTACGAGTCCTGCAAAAG TTGCCGAAAGGGAGGGAGGTGGAAGATGATGATTCTTTCGTTTTCAATGAAGGATTTTCTGCTCCTCTCTATCGTATAAAG GTAAATGCAATCCAGATGAAAGAGACAGTGGAGGAAAACACAAGCACTACCGAAAGAGTATTTCAAGACCGTCAATATCAG GTCGATGCTGCTATTGTTCGGATAATGAAGACAAGGAAAGTGTTGAGCCACACCCTTTTGATAACCGAACTCTTCCAACAG CTTAAGTTTCCGATAAAACCGGCCGATTTGAAGAAAAGAATCGAGTCTCTCATCGACAGGGAGTACCTGGAACGAGACAAGAACAATCCACAAATATACAATTACTTGGCATAA